A genomic window from Nicotiana sylvestris chromosome 11, ASM39365v2, whole genome shotgun sequence includes:
- the LOC104215477 gene encoding temperature-induced lipocalin-1-like codes for MSTKEMEVVRNLDVERYMGRWYEIASFPSRNQPKNGVNTRATYSLNPDGTVHVLNETWSDGKRGSIEGTAYKADPKSDEAKLKVKFYIPPFLPIIPIVGDYWVLYIDNDYQYALIGQPSRNYLWILCRKTHLDEEIYNMLIEKAKEVGYDVSKLHKTPQSDPPPEGDDSPQDTKGIWWLKSIFGK; via the exons atgtcCACAAAAGAAATGGAAGTAGTGAGGAATTTGGATGTTGAAAGATACATGGGAAGATGGTATGAAATAGCTAGTTTTCCATCAAGAAATCAGCCTAAAAATGGTGTAAACACAAGAGCCACTTACTCTTTAAATCCAGATGGTACAGTTCATGTGTTAAATGAAACTTGGAGTGATGGAAAAAGAGGTTCAATTGAAGGGACTGCATATAAAGCTGATCCTAAAAGTGATGAAGCTAAGCTTAAAGTGAAGTTTTATATTCCTCCATTTTTGCCAATTATTCCTATTGTTGGTGATTATTGGGTTCTTTATATTGATAATGATTATCAATATGCTTTGATTGGTCAGCCTAGTAGGAATTATCTTTGG ATATTATGTAGGAAAACACATCTTGACGAAGAGATATACAACATGCTGATTGAGAAGGCTAAAGAAGTAGGCTATGATGTGAGTAAACTTCACAAGACACCTCAGTCTGATCCTCCACCAGAGGGTGACGATAGCCCACAGGACACCAAAGGAATTTGGTGGCTTAAATCAATCTTTGGAAAATAA